The Nitrosomonas sp. sh817 genome includes a window with the following:
- the rpoE gene encoding RNA polymerase sigma factor RpoE, which yields MGDREIDQQLVERVQAGDKHAFDLLVIKYQRKLARLLSQFIRDSAEVEDVTQEAFIKAYRALPSFRGDSAFYTWLYRIGINTAKNFLVSQGRKLPTLQGFENEDGDDFEDSGLLKEMNTPESELMSQQIAQTVNQTLDSLPEELRTAIVLREIDGLSYEEIANIMNCPIGTVRSRIFRAREAISEQLRPLLGTSKDKRW from the coding sequence ATGGGTGATCGGGAGATCGATCAACAGTTAGTAGAAAGAGTTCAAGCCGGGGATAAGCATGCATTTGATCTACTAGTTATTAAGTATCAACGTAAGCTCGCACGTTTATTGTCGCAATTTATACGTGATTCGGCCGAAGTTGAGGACGTTACACAAGAAGCTTTTATAAAAGCCTATAGAGCGTTACCCTCATTTCGTGGTGATAGTGCTTTTTATACCTGGCTATATCGGATTGGCATTAATACCGCCAAGAATTTTCTAGTATCTCAAGGTCGTAAATTGCCAACCTTGCAAGGTTTTGAGAACGAGGACGGTGATGACTTCGAGGATAGCGGTTTATTAAAGGAAATGAATACTCCTGAAAGTGAACTGATGAGCCAACAGATTGCTCAAACAGTTAATCAGACTTTAGATTCATTGCCTGAGGAGTTAAGAACCGCGATTGTCTTAAGAGAGATTGATGGGTTAAGTTATGAAGAAATTGCAAATATTATGAATTGTCCCATTGGGACCGTACGTTCGCGCATTTTTCGTGCGCGAGAAGCGATATCTGAACAATTGCGTCCTTTGCTGGGGACAAGTAAAGACAAGAGGTGGTAA